The following proteins come from a genomic window of Gemmatimonadota bacterium:
- a CDS encoding outer membrane beta-barrel protein, with translation MSTPPVRLAAALCALGAFVLPAHLVGQSSTTRGLSLGFALEGASLSVEGGDPSGGGGAGLRVGYGFNRIVTVFFGVDGNAIDVQDEDAPNGDWKMAHVDLGARFHFANTLRSWVPYLEAALTARAVSLADAVVGNQTVGDLSFNGGAFTAGGGIAFYFSEAVALDVELLVSAGEFTSISVDAGTLNIPDIDAASSRLRLGLNWWP, from the coding sequence ATGTCGACTCCCCCGGTCCGCCTGGCGGCGGCCCTGTGCGCCCTGGGCGCCTTCGTCCTGCCGGCCCATCTGGTCGGCCAGAGCTCCACCACGCGCGGCTTGAGCCTGGGCTTCGCGCTGGAGGGCGCCAGCCTCAGCGTCGAGGGTGGCGATCCGTCGGGCGGGGGAGGGGCGGGGCTTCGCGTCGGCTACGGGTTCAACCGCATCGTGACGGTGTTCTTCGGCGTGGACGGCAACGCCATCGACGTGCAGGACGAGGACGCCCCCAACGGGGACTGGAAGATGGCGCACGTGGATCTGGGCGCCCGCTTCCACTTCGCCAACACGCTGCGTAGCTGGGTGCCGTACCTGGAGGCGGCGCTGACCGCCCGCGCGGTGTCCTTGGCGGACGCCGTGGTGGGCAACCAGACGGTTGGGGACCTCAGCTTCAACGGCGGCGCCTTCACGGCCGGCGGCGGCATCGCCTTCTACTTCAGCGAAGCCGTCGCGCTGGACGTGGAGCTTCTCGTGAGCGCGGGCGAGTTCACGTCCATCTCCGTCGACGCCGGGACCCTCAACATCCCCGACATCGACGCCGCCTCGAGCCGTCTGCGGCTGGGACTGAACTGGTGGCCGTGA